Part of the Labrus bergylta chromosome 19, fLabBer1.1, whole genome shotgun sequence genome, CATATAAAAGATTTTTGATCCTCCTCTTAAAAGTCTTTTTTATAGGGATTGCCTAACACTTTTGGATTTGgatttggaaaatctttattgtccccgaggggcaatttggtttgcaacagaggtcCATACAGTCAATACATCcataaaaaacagcacaatgacataaatacatacatataaaacataattacCATGGATATCACCATGATGGACGTGAGTGAGTTAAGTGACAAAGGACCAACAGTCCATAGTAAAAGTGTGCAGGCAACAATAcctacagcttatttaaaaacccaacagctgatgGAACAAACGACCACAGGTATCTATTTGATTTCGACCTCCTTACATAAGTGAACCTgtctaaactctgcatgcaggGGATGCTGAGGGTCTTCCATTCTTTGTTAATGAATATAAATGGATCTGATGTACCAGTGTGTCAGaaatcacttttaaagctcATCTACGTAAGGCAGCAAACTTATACTTGTGAAACCTGTTTTTTCACATTGTAAATCAGAATCTGTATCAGGGtgtaagtacatttacacatacaaggaatttgatctgtattggtgctaaacaattaacaaggaaataaagcagaacaagcaacaacttaaataatatagtataagaagatattacaatatataaaatagaatttaaaaatgtaaaatataaaaaacacaaaatgaacaaaaggtgtaatgtaggagctgtgcagttgaCTATGAGAACAAATTAAATGggagattttaaaaaacgtgCATTATCATGTGATTGTGATGATCTGCAGACATTAACAGGCAGTCCAGCACGTGACAATAAATAAGTGATCTACCAAACACAGACTGCATTTGATACTCTCTCTTCCAGACGACCTCATCGGCCCTGAAAGGAGCCATCCAGCTAGGCATCACGCACACTGTTGGCAGCCTGAGCCAGAAACCTGAACGAGACGTGCTCCTGCAGGACTTTGAAGTAGTGGAAAGCTTCTTCTTCCCCAGGTGAGTCTTTTGAATAATGAAGTAAGGATTGTGTTGTTAAGATGATGAAAATGAGTGCATGATTTCCTGAATCAGGATGTTGTTGTCTGCACGATGTTAACCTCCTTGTTGTAGTGCTGTAAGTAATCCTCCTGCCATGTCCGTCTTTTATCGTCAGCGAGGGCAGTAACTTGACGCCCGCCCACCACTATGGAGACTTCAGGTTCAAGACGTACGCCCCAATCGCCTTTCGCTACTTCAGGGAGATGTTCGGCATCCGGCCTGACGATTACATGGTATTCTCGCTCGCTCAGCATCTTTAATTCTGCAGAACATGGAAGTGGTGTGGAATGAAAGTGTTGACTCACTTGAGGTGGAGCAGGAGAAGCTGACTGCTTTGAAACTCTTTTATGTGAgttgattattttgttttcttatcaCATGTCTTGACCTCTGTGCTCTGTTCTGGTTTCAGTACTCTCTGTGTAACGAGCCCTTGATTGAGCTGTCCAACTCTGGAGCCAGTGGATCTCTCTTCTACCTCTCCATTGACGATGAGTACATCATTAAGACGGTGCAGCACAAAGAGGCTGAATTTCTGCAGAAACTACTTCCGGGATACTTTATGGTACGATTTGATGTGAGGGCTTTAGGTGCAAGAGAATGCATCATGTTAACAATCAATTGCACTTACCACTTTCATTACCCATTACATGTAAGAAAAGTCTCTCTTTTCTAAGatcagatagatagatagatagatagatagatagatacttgaTTGagcccgagggaaattcaaagcatccagtagtgacatgaaacatttgttaaaaatgatccacaaaaccgacgcccccctcccatacatacataataaccagaaaaaaagatttaaagaatacccctagatgaatcatttttttttagcaatgtttaaaaagaataaaattatcaaaaaacagacattaaataacagtcagtgtaaacattaaaggtgtgatttaaatttaaataatttaggtgagacacacatttaaaaaatgtaattgtttggGGATCTTACCTCTGCATAATTACACTTTACAAAACTAATTTGATGTCTTTGCAATTAAATACCGCTATAAGGTGTACTCTGTGTCATTCAAGGCATCATTAATGAGGGCTAATATTCATACTCTttcttcatcattttatttaaatttttcaGTTACATCAGTCACTTTTTGGCCGCTACATTTCCATTCAATATTTAACTTTCCTTCCGCCCTCCACTCTGCTCTCCTTCAGAACCTGAACCAGAACAAGCGGACCTTATTGCCGAAGTTTTACGGACTCTACTGTGTCCAAGCTGCGGGAAAGAACATTCGCATCGTAGTCATGAACAATCTGCTCCCGAGCACTGTACGGATGCACCTCAAGTACGATCTAAAGGGCTCGACCTACAAGCGACGGGCCTCGGCTAAAGAGCGAGAGAAGGCCGTGCCCACGTACAAAGACCTGGATTTCATGCAGTACATGCAAGAAGGGCTGCTAATGGAAGTGGACAAGTACAGTGCGGTTTGCAAGACCATCCAGAGAGActgcctggtaaaaaaaaaaaaaaactgtgcaaaACATGTCAGCATTTGATCGTCTTCCTTAGTTATCTCTGGTCTCacttctcttgttttctttgatttccaTTCAGCTGTTGCAAAGTTTTAAGATCATGGATTACAGCCTTTTGGTTGGAATCCACAATTTAGACCAGGCTTGTCGAGAGCAGGCCACTGAAGAGGCGGGGGCCGCAGCCGCAGACCAAAGGAGACCCCAAGGCCAGAAGTCCCTCTACAGCACCGCCATCGAGGCCATCCAGGCTGAGGCAGGAGGAATGGGATCAACGGGTTCAGAGGACCAGTGAGTGACAATGTTTATGTTTCTCATAAAGTTTCTGCTTTAAAGAATGGAGCAATAAATTAATTTCTTCACGTTTTGTTGCACAGAACTGGAGGAATCCCAGCACGAAATGCAAAAGGCGAGAGGCTGCTGGTGTATATTGGTATTATTGACATTCTGCAGTCCTACAGGTAAACGGATAAGTTTGTGTGCATTTGCTGCTCATTCAGTCAGTGACTCTTAAATGTCTACACAGTCAGTGTCTAGAACTTGTCAATGAAACTCTCATTCATAGAAAATGCTTGGGATGTAGTATTTATAGAAAAAGTTGTACTCTTTAAGGATTGTTCCaagaatcatgggagtgatatCTTCCAAGATTTGACTAAAGAGCTGAATCTGTCCAGTTAACATGCAccaatatgtgtttttttaaataagccgTGCCGAATAGAAAGCAGACTCAAAGGAGGCTATAGTGGCAGCTGGTGTAGTTTTAAAGGCTGCGTCATACACCTGCATGACGCTGATAGAATTAAGTGCTGAGCATGATCCAAAAGCTAAGCACCATCTCTTTAATAAAAAGCCATCATGATGAACTTTAAAGACGATCATTAAAGTGAAATGTTCCTGCTGTGAACATGTCATGTTGGTTCTGTAACTCCCTTAAACAGTccattttttaatgtgtgtttctaCAGATTAGTAAAGAAGCTTGAACACTCGTGGAAAGCTCTGGTTCATGATGGGGTAAGGTACTCTTTGTGTCCTCAGTACATTGTgttttaaactataaaaaaGAGATTGTAATTGTAACATGTGTGCCTCTTCCCTTTGTTTAGGACACTGTGTCAGTACACAGACCAAGTTTCTATGCAGATCGCTTCCAGAAGTTCATGTGCAACACAGTCTTCAGGAAGCTCTcatgtgagttttaaaaaaatagtttttgtatgtgtgaatAAGCTTTGAACATCCGGCAAAGCAGAGCAGATCACAGTGAAGTGAAGTTCTCTCAGTGTATCAGGGCGTTTCTAACACTCTGGTTATTTTCCTGGCCACGCCTGCCTGCCTGAGGCACTTGGATAAAGGCCATGGCCAAAACCATTAGCTACTGTCACTCCCTGTCATGACACTTCAACAGTTTTGGGAACTGATGGCATGTTTTCCTCAATGAAAAAGTATCATTGTCTTGTCAATTGTTCTGAAATTTAAATATGAGTACAGCAGCTTAAATTTTTCCATCAGGAGCAGATCATTACTCTTATGTTTAAATTACTGTTTTTGATGAGGTTTCTTTCCATCATCAAGGAGATCCATCTTCTGTTCAATAAAGGCCAAATTGAAAGTGTTGTCTAGTGTTTTAgaatattgtattttatttctgtgCTTCTgagattattgtttttattcagttaCATTTTACTGAATCAGATACAAATAAACGGCTAAATTGTTATTTAAAGTGGGGCACTCCAGGTGGTACTTTGAGGAGACTTTCCATTGTATCACAAACTGTGCAAAATGCTCAGTTATAACCACAAGTTAAATGGTGACATCAACACAAAGGTGTCTGTGGTTTTTTTGCAACTGCCTGGAGCCTGTGGCTTCAAATTGAATTGTGTGAGTCAGGTCAGAGCAGATTATTTGGTCAGTGGCACAGTGCAGGACTTTAATTTATTGTGCTATACAGCACAGATCCTCTAAGTTTGGCAAATCAGCCGTCTCTATTAGAGCTACACATTTTTGGAACTCCATACCGGCTAAAATCAGAGAGTactgaatttaaatttaaaatcaaatcttgGCTCAAATCAACTCAATCGTGTCCtcatcacacataaacacttttTCATGAACTATGTTTGATAATGTTGTAGTGTATTGATACAGTATGTTATtatggctttgttgttgtggtgtatTGGAGATATATGTTGCGGTAtagctgtgtgtttttagtgtaGTTTTTAAAGTCAAGTGCTCTTAGCCTATTATCGTTTTAATATAATGTATGAATTTCACTGTGGACTAGTGTAATGCCATTGTTCAGTGGTTGTGTAATGTCTTACTGTTGTGACGATGTTGttagtgtatgttttgtttcttcacagaGACATTGTGCACTgcccagggactacagatgtaaattagcttatACCTAACTCTGGTACAGCGATGTTTTTCAG contains:
- the LOC109995011 gene encoding phosphatidylinositol 4-phosphate 5-kinase type-1 alpha isoform X1, with the protein product MATAAEEPPGLQGTSGYLQSQLWRRLSSLRDSSGVRKNASPEGPSTTMSPNMKKTIGHRGIDPTGETTYKKTTSSALKGAIQLGITHTVGSLSQKPERDVLLQDFEVVESFFFPSEGSNLTPAHHYGDFRFKTYAPIAFRYFREMFGIRPDDYMYSLCNEPLIELSNSGASGSLFYLSIDDEYIIKTVQHKEAEFLQKLLPGYFMNLNQNKRTLLPKFYGLYCVQAAGKNIRIVVMNNLLPSTVRMHLKYDLKGSTYKRRASAKEREKAVPTYKDLDFMQYMQEGLLMEVDKYSAVCKTIQRDCLLLQSFKIMDYSLLVGIHNLDQACREQATEEAGAAAADQRRPQGQKSLYSTAIEAIQAEAGGMGSTGSEDQTGGIPARNAKGERLLVYIGIIDILQSYRLVKKLEHSWKALVHDGDTVSVHRPSFYADRFQKFMCNTVFRKLSLKSSPSKKRRALTQGPLRKSAGSGPSLSTQTSTNSQHAFLQHQLSSDTKEDAEVDNGMQPGRPDLLPNTSLPSEGVGNASETTNSFSSSLENSEFAPSSQPSPRSQNSSRSAGVDLNNLLIKAQEHSTPKSSQVGPLEDSIGSVDVISLSDIVPNAGKCSVSRKKILSGLHFFLTFAG
- the LOC109995011 gene encoding phosphatidylinositol 4-phosphate 5-kinase type-1 alpha isoform X2, whose amino-acid sequence is MATAAEEPPGLQGTSGYSSGVRKNASPEGPSTTMSPNMKKTIGHRGIDPTGETTYKKTTSSALKGAIQLGITHTVGSLSQKPERDVLLQDFEVVESFFFPSEGSNLTPAHHYGDFRFKTYAPIAFRYFREMFGIRPDDYMYSLCNEPLIELSNSGASGSLFYLSIDDEYIIKTVQHKEAEFLQKLLPGYFMNLNQNKRTLLPKFYGLYCVQAAGKNIRIVVMNNLLPSTVRMHLKYDLKGSTYKRRASAKEREKAVPTYKDLDFMQYMQEGLLMEVDKYSAVCKTIQRDCLLLQSFKIMDYSLLVGIHNLDQACREQATEEAGAAAADQRRPQGQKSLYSTAIEAIQAEAGGMGSTGSEDQTGGIPARNAKGERLLVYIGIIDILQSYRLVKKLEHSWKALVHDGDTVSVHRPSFYADRFQKFMCNTVFRKLSLKSSPSKKRRALTQGPLRKSAGSGPSLSTQTSTNSQHAFLQHQLSSDTKEDAEVDNGMQPGRPDLLPNTSLPSEGVGNASETTNSFSSSLENSEFAPSSQPSPRSQNSSRSAGVDLNNLLIKAQEHSTPKSSQVGPLEDSIGSVDVISLSDIVPNAGKCSVSRKKILSGLHFFLTFAG
- the LOC109995011 gene encoding phosphatidylinositol 4-phosphate 5-kinase type-1 alpha isoform X3, encoding MATAAEEPPGLQGTSGYLQSQLWRRLSSLRDSSGVRKNASPEGPSTTMSPNMKKTIGHRGIDPTGETTYKKTTSSALKGAIQLGITHTVGSLSQKPERDVLLQDFEVVESFFFPSEGSNLTPAHHYGDFRFKTYAPIAFRYFREMFGIRPDDYMYSLCNEPLIELSNSGASGSLFYLSIDDEYIIKTVQHKEAEFLQKLLPGYFMNLNQNKRTLLPKFYGLYCVQAAGKNIRIVVMNNLLPSTVRMHLKYDLKGSTYKRRASAKEREKAVPTYKDLDFMQYMQEGLLMEVDKYSAVCKTIQRDCLLLQSFKIMDYSLLVGIHNLDQACREQATEEAGAAAADQRRPQGQKSLYSTAIEAIQAEAGGMGSTGSEDQTGGIPARNAKGERLLVYIGIIDILQSYRLVKKLEHSWKALVHDGDTVSVHRPSFYADRFQKFMCNTVFRKLSLKSSPSKKRRALTQGPLRKSAGSGPSLSTQTSTNSQHAFLQHQLSSDTKEDAEVDNGMQPGRPDLLPNTSLPSEGVGNASETTNSFSSSLENSEFAPSSQPSPRSQNSSRSAGVDLNNLLIKAQEHSTPKSSQVGPLEDSIGSVDVISLSDIVPNAGKCSV